TTTGGTGCGGGTCCCCAAAATTTTGAGGGGGTCCCCCAATTCTTGGAGGGTCCCCAAAatttttgggggtccccaatttgcttttggggggtccccaaaatttTGTGCTGTCCCTaatctttttggggggggtccccaaattttttttgtgggggtCTCCAAAATTGAGGGGCTCCCcgaattttttggggggttccccaaaattttggggggtccctaacttttttggggggttcccCAAAAttctttggggggggtccctaaattCTTGTTGGGGTCCCCaaaatttttgggggggtccccaattgTTTTTGGTGGGCTCCCCCTATTCTTTGTGGGGTCCCCAATATTCTGGGGGTCCCCAATATTCTGGGGGGTTTCTAGGGGAaagggggggttataggggaaggggggggaccccaaaatcccccccccgtTACCTAGCGGGGCGCAGGGCGGCCGCGGCCGCTCACCTGCTGCCGGTGagcgggggcgcggggggggcgcggccggGGGGCCCCCGCGgcgaggggggggcggggggcggcggggggggggcagcggggggcgcCCGCGTGTGCAGCCCGAAGAGGCCCTTGCGCTTCTTCATCTCCCGGCCCGAGAtgaacctgggggggggcagcggggggttAGGGGGcgttggggttttttgggggggggttggggtttttgggggggttttggggtgggggggttggggggggtggggggttggggtttttgggggggtcttggggtggggggggttggggggtgttgggggggtttggggggtttggggtttttggggtggggggagttagggagggtttgggggtgatggggggtttaggggggagtttggggtttcggggtgggtttggggtttttggggtttttggggttggtttggggatttggggtttttggggtgggtttggggtttttggggtttttggcgttggtttggggatttgggggttttgggggcgggtttggggttttttggggtttgTGGggagtttggggtttttggggtagaggggtttggggggagtttggggttttgggggtgggttttttggggtgggttttggggtttttggggcttgggggttggggggtttagggggttggggattttggaggggttggggggagtttggggatCTTGGGGTGGCGGGGGTTGGGGCGagtttggggcttttggggtgggttttggggtttttggggtgggggggttggggggagtttggggggttggggtgggtttggggtttttgaggtgggggagtttgggggagtttggggggctTGCGGGGTGAGGGGGAAGTTTGGGGtcagtttggggtttttggggtgggggtgagtTTGGGGGTTATCGGGGTGGGTTTCGGGGTGAGTTtagggtttttggggtgggggggttagggggttggggtggaggtgggggtttggggatttgggggggttggggtgagtttggggtttttggggtggggggggttggggatttcAGGGAGtttggaggatttgggggtgtatgggggttttggggtgagtttggggcttttggggtgggggggttggggtgatGGGAGGGTTTtgtggggtgatggggggtgtTTGGAGGGGCGgtggggattttggggcagTGCTGGGGTCTCGGGGTTTGGGATTTTGGGGCGGTGATGGGGTTTCAGGGTGCTGAGGGATTTCGGAGCGATGGGGattggatttggggggggaaggatttgggggtgcggggcgggggggggggacgtttCGGGGTGCTCCCACCTGTCCTTGTGGGTGCTGAGGGCGCCCAGCAGCTGGCCGTAGCGCTCACCCTTGGGGGTCTCCGCGAGCTGCGAAGgcaaaaggggggtgggggtgggaggtCAGAAAATTTGGGGGGTCACCCCAACATTTTGGGGTCGCAGGGGGGCCCCAAAACCTGTCCCAGCAGCAGCGCGTCCCAGTTGGCGTTGGCGAAGGGCAGGATCTCGCGCTCCAGGTCGAAGTACTTCTTCTTGCAGCACACGCTCAGGTGGTACAGGATGAGGTGGGCCACGTCCAccctgggggggcaccccaaaaaaaattaaaataccggggggggggggcacccatgggtgctgccttttgggggagggggagacgGGAAGGTGCCGGATCGGGGGGAGACCTCCCTAaaatgggggtgatgggggctggattttttttgggggggggggttggattTGGGGGGCAgagatttttggggggctgaatttttttgggggggctgaaTTTGTTCTGGGGGGGCCGAATTTTTCTGGGGGGGCCCCCATAGGCGctggatttggggtgggaggggagctCCCTAAAGGCGCCGGAGCGGtgccaattttggggggggcacatgaCAGATGGGGGCATATCCCAATTTGGGGGCGGGGGCGAGGTTTTGGGGTTCCGGATGAGTGCGTAAAAGTGGGGGGGCACTAAATTTCGGGGGGGGGActaaattttggggggggggcacaattCGGTGCCCCCCGACTCACCAGCGCAGCGGCAGCCGCCGGACGCTCTCGGTGCCGCCGGTGCAGACGCAGCACTCGAAGACGTAAAACCtaaatttttgaatttttttttttttccggggGGGCACAAGGCTTTAGGGGACCCCCCGTGAtgtgggggtgccccccccccaaaaaaaaccccacttACCGGTCCCCGTAGAGCAGGGGCTTGCTGAGGCACTGGGTGCAGGCCTCGTGGAACCACTGCCCGCAGCCGCGGCACTGCAGCATCTTCAGGTTCCACCTGCGCCCCCCCCCatgggttatttggggggggaccccaaatttAATCGGGGGGGGTCTTTCgagcgggggggggcactcacTGCCGGGCCCCCGCAGTAGCAGTAGCACTGCTGGCGGTTGGCGAGGTGGGGGGTCCCAGTCCAGCGCCTTCAGGGCGTAGGGCAGCACCGCCTTCATGCTCAGCATCGCCTTGGCGTGGGGGCCCTTCTTCAGGGCCCCCCCGCTGAAATCAGTAAAAGGGGGGGTCATttaggaaggggggggggtagaaatcaaatttaaaagcCCCCCCCGCAAATTTTCTTGCCACTCACCTTGGTGGCCACGGCGAAGACGCAGCGGCGGCACACCCAGgcgccggcggggcggggggcggtgGCACTGCTGGTGGTAGgcttatttttgggggggggggcaattaatttttggggggggcatcgAGGAGAGGGGGGGATGGTTCTGGGGGGGGCCGCTCACCGTGGCCGCATTTGTCGCAGCGCACCAGGAGGTTTTCGGGGCCCAGCGGCGGGCCCGAGCAGACGCAGCACGTTTGgtcccccccggcaccgccgctgcgatgggggggggggggattaattatttttttttggggggggttaattaattaatggggggggtcagttaattaaattaattgatTTAATTCCTCCTACCGGGGCTGATGTCCTTCCAGAGCACCAGGAACTGGGAATTGTCCTCGAACTGCACCAGGCAGGCGCTGCGGCCCCCGTCGACCTGGGGGGCACAAATAAAAAGGGGggcacaaattaaaaaagggGGGTTTAGGAAAAAGGGGGGCgctgaaattttcatttttt
The DNA window shown above is from Anser cygnoides isolate HZ-2024a breed goose chromosome 35, Taihu_goose_T2T_genome, whole genome shotgun sequence and carries:
- the PHF1 gene encoding LOW QUALITY PROTEIN: PHD finger protein 1 (The sequence of the model RefSeq protein was modified relative to this genomic sequence to represent the inferred CDS: inserted 5 bases in 3 codons) → MASQGPPPAAPPAPPRFWEGQDVLARWTDGLLYLGTIKKVDGGRSACLVQFEDNSQFLVLWKDISPAAVPGXDQTCCVCSGPPLGPENLLVRCDKCGHAYHQQCHRPPXPAGAWVCRRCVFAVATKSGGALKKGPHAKAMLSMKAVLPYALKALDWDPXHLANRQQCYCYCGGPGRWNLKMLQCRGCGQWFHEACTQCLSKPLLYGDRFYVFECCVCTGGTESVRRLPLRWVDVAHLILYHLSVCCKKKYFDLEREILPFANANWDALLLGQLAETPKGERYGQLLGALSTHKDRFISGREMKKRKGLFGLHTRAPPAAPPPPPPAPPSPRGPPVLIVPPPGPIGPPGGSYNFRRTEARCPESAPIRMFASFHPSANTAQSLRWGGGQTGRTGRHWEGKLGGLGGTGRGGGTGRANWEDWGALEGVRGKLGGLGGNWEGWEINWEDWGKLGGLGANRERRPPGPPPRPPAPGEPPPPPPPPISARGGDPARVLARRVTLDGTVQYLVEWGGGACSERPP